The following proteins are encoded in a genomic region of Arachis stenosperma cultivar V10309 chromosome 4, arast.V10309.gnm1.PFL2, whole genome shotgun sequence:
- the LOC130976000 gene encoding high mobility group B protein 1: protein MTKGKGTVRIPKEVLKAVDDRKVGKRKAAAKPDKSSARSKKAKKDPNKPKRPPSAFFVFLEEFRKTFKAENPHVKAVSAVGKAGGEKWKSMSPAEKATYEAKAQKRKADYEKQMNAYNKKQASSADDGDEESDKSKSEVHDDEEEGSAEEDHQEEDEDDDDDEGEDENDDDDD from the exons ATGACGAAGGGCAAGGGGACCGTGAGGATCCCAAAGGAAGTGTTGAAGGCTGTCGATGACCG AAAGGTAGGAAAGCGAAAAGCCGCTGCCAAGCCTGACAAGAGTAGCGCACGGTCAAAGAAGGCAAAGAAAGATCCCAACAAACCCAAAAGGCCGCCAAGTGCTTTCTTTGTGTTCCT TGAGGAGTTCAGAAAGACGTTCAAGGCAGAAAATCCTCATGTGAAGGCTGTATCAGCT GTTGGTAAAGCTGGAGGAGAAAAATGGAAGTCCATGAGTCCAGCT GAAAAAGCTACTTATGAAGCCAAGGCTCAAAAAAGGAAGGCTGATTATGAAAAACAAATGAATGCTTATAATAAAAAGCAG GCAAGTTCAGCAGATGATGGAGATGAGGAATCAGACAAGTCCAAATCTGAAGTGCATGATGACGAGGAAGAAGGCAGTGCAGAG GAGGACCATCAAGAGGAGGATGAGGATGACGATGACGACGAGGGGGAAGATGAGAATGACGATGACGACGACTGA